A section of the Puniceicoccus vermicola genome encodes:
- a CDS encoding arylesterase has protein sequence MIFTSTAGGESRIVFLGDSLTAGYGLDPEQAYPALLESRLSDEGIEATVVNAGVSGDTSAGGLRRVNWVLSQPTDVLLVALGGNDGLRGQPTEALAENLTAIIETARSKYPDIQILLAGMQMPASMGKQYQQNFAAVYPTVAEENGVTLIPFLLKDVAGAPALNQSDQIHPNAKGQEIIAETVWPYLQQAVRAE, from the coding sequence GTGATTTTCACAAGTACGGCAGGCGGGGAATCCCGGATTGTTTTTCTCGGAGACAGCCTCACCGCCGGATACGGACTCGACCCTGAGCAGGCCTACCCGGCTCTCTTAGAGTCGCGACTCAGCGACGAAGGGATCGAGGCCACGGTCGTCAACGCCGGCGTTAGCGGCGACACGTCCGCCGGAGGCCTTCGCCGAGTCAACTGGGTCCTCAGCCAACCGACCGACGTCCTCCTCGTCGCCCTCGGCGGCAACGACGGCCTTCGCGGACAACCGACCGAAGCCTTGGCCGAAAACCTGACCGCTATCATCGAAACCGCCCGCTCAAAATATCCCGACATCCAAATCCTCCTCGCCGGCATGCAAATGCCCGCCTCGATGGGGAAGCAGTACCAGCAAAATTTTGCCGCGGTTTATCCCACAGTCGCCGAGGAAAACGGAGTCACCCTCATCCCTTTCCTCCTCAAAGACGTCGCCGGAGCCCCAGCCCTCAATCAGAGCGACCAGATCCACCCCAACGCCAAAGGACAGGAGATCATCGCCGAGACCGTCTGGCCTTATCTGCAGCAAGCAGTGCGCGCGGAGTAA